A portion of the Sulfuricurvum kujiense DSM 16994 genome contains these proteins:
- the cbiB gene encoding adenosylcobinamide-phosphate synthase CbiB, translated as MFFGVALIAYITDRLFGEFPFIRHPIVLMGDFITAFQKRFYRDSILRGFWLVFWLLAAVLAIVTPITLIGNPWILGIIASTGIAGKMLYESVNNVLSDPSSIRYLVSRDTQNLSESEINKAAIETYAENLSDGVIAPLFYLLVFGLVGLFLYKAVNTLDSMVGYRNERYEKFGKVSARLDDLLNYLPSRITAVIILTFFGKLSALKKTWHYGAQHESPNAGYPIAAMALSLYVSLGGPTSYFGTIKNKPYFGEGKREITDGDVRSALALQWKLDTLVILLLAAGVYA; from the coding sequence ATGTTCTTTGGAGTAGCTCTAATAGCTTACATCACCGACCGCCTCTTTGGTGAGTTCCCCTTTATCCGCCACCCCATTGTCCTCATGGGCGATTTCATCACTGCGTTTCAAAAGAGGTTCTATCGTGACAGTATCCTGCGCGGATTTTGGCTCGTGTTTTGGCTGTTAGCCGCAGTGTTAGCCATCGTCACTCCGATCACCTTGATCGGCAACCCGTGGATATTGGGGATCATCGCCTCGACGGGGATCGCGGGGAAGATGCTCTACGAGAGTGTGAACAACGTCCTGAGTGACCCTTCTAGCATCCGCTACCTTGTGAGCCGCGACACCCAAAACCTGAGCGAGAGCGAGATCAACAAGGCCGCGATCGAGACCTACGCCGAAAATCTGAGCGATGGGGTGATCGCCCCGCTATTTTATCTGTTAGTGTTTGGTTTGGTGGGACTGTTTCTCTATAAAGCGGTCAATACCCTCGATTCGATGGTGGGATACCGCAACGAGCGCTACGAGAAATTCGGCAAGGTGAGCGCCCGTTTGGACGATCTCCTCAATTACCTCCCCTCCCGTATTACGGCGGTGATCATCCTCACCTTTTTCGGCAAGCTCAGCGCCCTCAAAAAGACATGGCATTACGGCGCACAGCATGAAAGCCCCAATGCGGGATATCCGATCGCGGCGATGGCACTCTCGCTCTATGTGTCGCTCGGGGGGCCGACGTCGTATTTCGGCACGATCAAAAACAAGCCCTATTTCGGCGAGGGGAAGCGGGAGATCACCGACGGCGATGTCCGAAGCGCATTGGCTCTTCAGTGGAAACTCGATACCCTTGTGATACTACTTTTGGCGGCGGGGGTTTACGCATGA
- a CDS encoding aminotransferase class I/II-fold pyridoxal phosphate-dependent enzyme, giving the protein MTTYGHGGDVNSFAAHCGCEVSEVCDLSSNINFITPSVDFSGVLLNAYPSYGELTEALARHYRVKCDEMELFNGGSSAIFSLMRFFDHPTCTIYSPAYLEYKKAATLYGKKIALIDRFESMDAEVEENSLVVFVNPSTPDGQYYGIETLMKRWMARDCTILIDESFLEFCGGESATRYLQTYDKLYVLKSQTKFYGCAGVRVGIVLSSCENIAALKTKEPLWKISALDGHFLITALADEPFRVRSHALNAEAKTYLKTILDNSPLFEEVFESDANFFLVRLASISAKAFQEKLLPYRIMVRDCSNFDFLDERTVRIAVKELEALKRFEGALCSLE; this is encoded by the coding sequence ATGACGACCTACGGACACGGCGGGGATGTGAATAGCTTTGCGGCACACTGTGGCTGTGAGGTGAGCGAGGTGTGTGATCTCTCTTCCAATATCAACTTCATCACCCCCTCCGTCGATTTTAGCGGTGTCCTCCTCAACGCCTACCCGAGCTATGGGGAGCTAACGGAGGCGTTAGCCCGCCATTATCGTGTGAAGTGTGATGAGATGGAACTCTTTAACGGAGGAAGCTCGGCGATTTTCTCTCTAATGCGCTTTTTCGATCATCCGACCTGCACGATCTACTCTCCCGCTTATCTGGAGTACAAAAAGGCCGCCACTCTCTATGGGAAAAAGATTGCCCTCATCGACCGATTTGAATCGATGGATGCGGAAGTCGAGGAGAACTCCCTCGTCGTCTTCGTCAACCCCTCCACCCCTGACGGACAGTATTATGGGATCGAAACGCTGATGAAGCGGTGGATGGCCAGAGACTGCACGATCCTCATCGACGAATCGTTTCTGGAGTTTTGCGGGGGCGAATCGGCAACCCGCTACCTTCAAACGTATGACAAACTCTACGTTTTAAAATCGCAGACGAAGTTTTACGGATGCGCGGGTGTAAGGGTCGGAATTGTCCTCTCGTCGTGTGAGAATATCGCCGCCCTTAAAACCAAAGAGCCGCTGTGGAAAATCTCGGCGCTTGATGGCCATTTTCTCATCACCGCTTTGGCGGATGAACCGTTTCGAGTGCGATCCCATGCCCTCAATGCCGAAGCAAAAACGTATCTGAAAACGATCCTCGACAACTCTCCTCTGTTTGAGGAGGTGTTTGAGAGCGATGCGAACTTTTTCCTCGTCCGACTTGCTTCAATCTCAGCGAAGGCGTTTCAGGAAAAACTTCTTCCGTACCGCATTATGGTGCGTGATTGTTCTAACTTTGACTTTTTGGATGAGCGAACGGTGCGGATCGCGGTCAAAGAGTTGGAGGCGTTGAAGCGGTTTGAGGGGGCTCTATGTTCTTTGGAGTAG
- a CDS encoding bifunctional adenosylcobinamide kinase/adenosylcobinamide-phosphate guanylyltransferase, with amino-acid sequence MKILYFGGQKSGKSSLAEAKTLAIATDKPYYLATYDHTFGDEEMGARIDKHRISRGEEFITLEESRDLSRVIEPHHTYLVDCISMWILNRLDENEEVLVAEIEALGAIDANIVFVLNDVTSGVIPSDPISRRYVDLSGIIGQRLARLCDEVVEVKLGLERRLK; translated from the coding sequence ATGAAAATACTCTACTTCGGCGGACAAAAATCGGGGAAAAGCTCTCTGGCGGAGGCGAAGACACTCGCCATCGCGACCGACAAACCCTACTATCTCGCCACCTACGATCACACCTTCGGCGATGAAGAGATGGGGGCGCGGATCGACAAACACCGCATTTCTCGCGGAGAAGAGTTTATCACCCTCGAAGAGAGCCGTGACCTCTCACGGGTGATCGAACCGCATCACACCTATCTCGTCGACTGCATCTCGATGTGGATTCTCAACCGACTCGACGAGAATGAAGAGGTACTGGTCGCGGAGATCGAAGCGCTGGGAGCGATAGATGCTAACATTGTGTTTGTCCTCAATGACGTCACCTCGGGGGTGATTCCAAGCGATCCGATCAGCCGCCGCTACGTCGATCTCAGCGGTATTATCGGTCAGAGACTGGCGCGGTTGTGCGACGAAGTGGTTGAGGTGAAACTGGGGCTGGAGAGACGGCTCAAATGA
- the cobT gene encoding nicotinate mononucleotide-dependent phosphoribosyltransferase CobT, with product MIKTITGNKDFIESLRGKRASFLLCMSNTKTANIEGITQAGIPGMLHLTPTLDAEFIAIGEVRSLGSIAETPKGVPTPALLTRAVHLLHPFREIEMLELGLEISPKLEHFKLHSFGIAPSDSISDGANIPAEEVFEKGIQFAQNLTIQSDYIILGESVPAGTTTALATALALGYDAQDKFSSSFKNAPSGIKQSVVDQALSRIGENDDLFSILSKVGDNMLIFNAGLILGLQNRDIRIVLAGGTQMACALLVVNRILQMMEGELDTSRIALCTTKWVAEDTQSDIKALLEMNDFALNAYYADFDFSLTDHPALKLYDEGEAKEGVGAGGALMYGLLNGLSKEAITRKVESFLG from the coding sequence ATGATCAAAACGATTACCGGAAACAAAGATTTCATCGAGAGTCTGCGGGGGAAACGGGCCAGTTTTCTTCTGTGCATGAGCAACACCAAGACGGCAAACATCGAGGGGATTACCCAGGCGGGAATCCCCGGAATGCTCCACCTCACCCCGACGCTCGATGCGGAGTTTATCGCGATCGGAGAGGTGCGCAGTCTCGGCTCCATCGCCGAAACCCCCAAAGGGGTCCCCACCCCCGCCCTCCTCACCCGCGCCGTCCATCTCCTCCATCCGTTCCGTGAAATAGAGATGCTGGAACTGGGGCTGGAGATTTCCCCGAAACTGGAGCATTTCAAGCTTCACTCATTCGGCATTGCCCCCAGCGATTCGATTTCTGATGGGGCGAACATCCCCGCCGAAGAGGTGTTTGAAAAAGGGATTCAGTTCGCCCAGAATCTCACCATCCAAAGCGATTACATCATTTTAGGCGAATCGGTTCCCGCCGGAACGACGACAGCGCTCGCCACGGCGCTGGCTTTGGGGTACGATGCGCAGGATAAATTCAGCAGCAGTTTCAAAAACGCCCCAAGCGGCATCAAACAAAGCGTCGTCGATCAAGCCCTCTCCCGCATCGGCGAGAATGACGATCTCTTTAGTATCCTCTCTAAAGTGGGGGACAACATGCTGATATTCAACGCCGGATTGATCCTCGGTCTCCAAAACCGCGATATCAGAATCGTCCTCGCAGGGGGGACGCAGATGGCGTGTGCTCTTCTCGTCGTCAACCGCATTTTGCAGATGATGGAGGGGGAACTGGACACCTCTCGCATCGCCCTTTGCACGACCAAATGGGTCGCCGAAGATACGCAGAGCGATATCAAAGCCCTCTTGGAGATGAACGATTTCGCCCTCAACGCCTATTACGCCGATTTCGATTTCTCCCTCACCGATCATCCCGCCCTCAAACTCTATGACGAGGGGGAGGCGAAAGAGGGGGTCGGTGCCGGAGGCGCGCTAATGTACGGCTTGCTCAACGGTCTGAGTAAAGAGGCGATCACCCGCAAAGTGGAGAGCTTTTTAGGATGA
- a CDS encoding phosphotransferase has protein sequence MKRVITLSDLPASLGVQTLASSTDGVMDSVYFLDDDRVVKIFETASEEAVAEELKLLIHCGSLHVSRAEGGVFRVQNKPALIYRRCRGESLKDAGIDEIRQIGAFLRDFHHLTAGRRSTNERLFEKSRLARMIRETHTDIFDTLLKKNDLTLRDEGIIHGDLFLDNALFLEGRLSCVIDFTQACNGDFLFDLAVTDLSWCDSDEKTEALLKSYGATLTLDEFRPYREYATLFYCVNRYLNGGNYQELLEKLV, from the coding sequence GTGAAGAGGGTTATTACCCTATCCGATCTACCCGCGTCGCTGGGGGTACAAACCCTCGCTTCCAGCACGGACGGGGTAATGGACAGTGTCTATTTTCTGGACGATGATCGGGTCGTAAAAATCTTCGAAACGGCGAGCGAAGAGGCGGTAGCCGAGGAGCTGAAACTTCTCATCCACTGCGGATCGCTCCATGTCTCCAGAGCGGAGGGGGGAGTGTTTCGGGTGCAGAACAAACCCGCCCTCATCTACCGCCGCTGTCGCGGGGAGAGTCTGAAGGATGCCGGAATCGATGAGATACGGCAGATCGGAGCGTTTTTGCGGGATTTTCATCATCTCACGGCGGGACGTCGAAGCACGAATGAGCGGTTGTTCGAAAAATCACGCTTAGCGCGGATGATCCGGGAGACGCATACGGATATTTTCGATACGCTGTTGAAAAAAAATGATCTCACGCTGCGCGATGAGGGGATCATTCACGGCGATCTCTTTTTGGACAATGCCCTATTTTTGGAGGGGAGACTCTCCTGCGTCATCGATTTTACCCAGGCATGCAACGGCGATTTTCTCTTCGATCTCGCCGTCACCGATCTCTCGTGGTGCGACAGCGATGAAAAAACCGAGGCTCTGCTGAAGAGCTACGGCGCTACGCTCACACTGGACGAGTTTCGTCCCTACCGCGAGTATGCGACGCTGTTTTATTGCGTCAACCGCTACCTAAACGGCGGCAATTATCAAGAACTATTGGAGAAATTAGTATGA
- the bluB gene encoding 5,6-dimethylbenzimidazole synthase: MKYTLRDAELLQTIFSSRRDVRGNRFVDAPIDDEVLRKILEAAISAPSVGFSQPWKFVIVQDHAKREEIYEEFVRENTKASKLFEGNLLYDTLKLEGIKESAINIAVLYKKPTKTVLGQTTQKKMGEYSVVCAIQNLWLMARAYNIGVGWVSILRAKKVKKILGIGNEYKLIGYLTLGHVNEFLDEPELLKLGWENKKTIDEVVEWV; the protein is encoded by the coding sequence ATGAAATATACCCTCCGCGATGCCGAGTTGCTCCAAACGATCTTCTCTTCACGCCGCGACGTACGGGGGAACCGTTTTGTTGATGCCCCCATCGACGATGAGGTACTGAGGAAGATTCTGGAAGCGGCAATCTCCGCCCCCTCGGTCGGTTTTTCACAGCCGTGGAAGTTCGTTATCGTTCAGGATCATGCCAAGCGCGAAGAAATCTATGAGGAGTTTGTTCGAGAAAACACCAAAGCGTCCAAGCTGTTCGAGGGGAATCTCCTCTATGATACCCTCAAACTGGAGGGGATCAAGGAATCGGCCATCAATATCGCCGTTTTGTATAAAAAACCGACCAAAACGGTGTTAGGGCAGACGACCCAGAAAAAGATGGGGGAGTACAGCGTCGTCTGCGCGATCCAGAACCTCTGGCTGATGGCGCGGGCTTATAACATCGGTGTGGGGTGGGTGAGTATTCTCCGAGCCAAAAAGGTGAAAAAGATTTTGGGAATCGGCAATGAGTACAAACTGATCGGCTATCTCACCCTCGGACATGTGAACGAGTTTCTGGACGAACCCGAACTGCTAAAGCTGGGGTGGGAGAATAAAAAGACGATAGACGAGGTTGTGGAATGGGTGTGA
- a CDS encoding FecCD family ABC transporter permease: MMKYVSFVLALAVLVIAPFFGEIAVDVQEIFNPESSSSMLFWEIRFPRVIVAFCSGAILSLAGLVFQSIFRNPLTTPFTLGVASGATLGTALAIVFLGGLLFWQYALSFIGALLTVIVLFLLSRSLKSAQTLSLLLVGIALSFFYSAALMVLYYLSDFEQSYSIVRFTMGSLNIVGFDTAYPIVIASLLFLFAIHWQRQPLRLLLTSLDFAFLKGLHVTRLVMTLLLITSMAVAVCVSVVGPIGFVGLIVPHIIKLLYRSSSDTLIFPTFFYGGIFLVACDLIARNLGAASDIPIGVVTSFLGGPFFIYLILHRHKGSR; encoded by the coding sequence ATGATGAAGTACGTTAGTTTTGTTTTAGCATTGGCCGTTCTTGTCATTGCCCCATTTTTTGGAGAAATCGCAGTGGATGTCCAAGAGATTTTCAATCCCGAATCTTCGTCGTCGATGCTTTTTTGGGAGATTCGCTTTCCCCGCGTGATTGTCGCATTTTGCAGCGGTGCGATCCTCTCTCTGGCGGGGCTTGTGTTTCAGAGTATTTTTCGCAATCCCCTCACAACCCCTTTTACTCTCGGCGTTGCCAGCGGTGCGACGTTGGGGACGGCATTGGCGATTGTTTTTTTAGGCGGTCTTCTTTTTTGGCAGTATGCATTGAGCTTTATCGGAGCGTTATTGACCGTCATCGTCCTCTTTTTACTCTCGCGTTCACTCAAATCGGCACAGACGCTTTCGCTTCTGCTGGTGGGGATCGCGTTGTCTTTTTTCTACTCCGCCGCTTTGATGGTTCTTTATTATTTGAGCGATTTTGAACAGAGCTATTCGATCGTCCGTTTTACGATGGGGAGTTTGAACATCGTCGGATTCGATACCGCCTACCCGATTGTGATCGCATCGCTTTTGTTTCTCTTTGCGATCCATTGGCAGCGTCAACCGCTGAGGCTTCTGTTGACGTCGCTTGACTTTGCATTTTTAAAAGGGCTCCACGTAACACGGTTGGTTATGACTCTTCTTCTTATCACCTCTATGGCCGTGGCGGTATGTGTCAGCGTCGTTGGGCCTATCGGGTTTGTAGGATTGATCGTTCCCCATATCATCAAACTTCTTTATCGGAGCAGCAGCGACACACTGATTTTCCCGACATTTTTTTACGGCGGGATTTTTTTAGTAGCGTGTGATCTGATCGCCCGCAATCTCGGGGCTGCTTCGGACATTCCCATCGGAGTTGTTACGTCATTTTTAGGCGGGCCGTTCTTTATCTATCTGATACTCCATCGGCATAAAGGTTCGCGATGA
- a CDS encoding ABC transporter ATP-binding protein: MLHVADLTCQILKNVSFALEEGKNLTILGNNGSGKTTLARALCHLIPSESVFWEGKKIGDIAHHLRSQTINYVPTSLEIYDEYLSVTDYLDLNFFESSNPQMREEILGVMEIEHLRDSPCQRLSSGESSLLLIAGAILHRAAYTILDEPTANLDQAKKVKIYRLLKSGSYFQNKIIITHDLNLAYKLGYDILYLEEGEVRFFGSCSDFFDPTQLEGCFGSAVQNIGGNFVVNYDEVR, translated from the coding sequence ATGCTGCACGTCGCTGATCTCACCTGCCAAATTTTGAAAAATGTCAGTTTCGCCCTCGAAGAGGGGAAAAATTTGACAATTTTAGGAAATAACGGAAGCGGGAAAACGACGCTGGCCAGAGCACTCTGTCATCTAATCCCTTCCGAAAGTGTTTTTTGGGAGGGGAAAAAGATAGGTGATATTGCACATCACCTGCGTTCACAGACGATTAACTACGTTCCGACATCGCTTGAAATTTATGATGAATATTTGAGCGTAACCGATTATCTGGACCTCAATTTTTTCGAATCTTCCAACCCTCAAATGAGGGAAGAGATTCTTGGAGTGATGGAGATAGAACACCTCAGAGACTCCCCCTGCCAGAGGCTCAGCAGCGGCGAGTCCTCGCTTCTCTTGATAGCCGGCGCAATTTTGCACCGTGCTGCGTACACAATTCTCGATGAGCCGACCGCCAATCTCGATCAGGCAAAAAAGGTCAAAATTTACCGCCTCCTCAAAAGCGGCTCCTATTTTCAAAACAAGATCATCATTACCCATGATCTGAATTTGGCTTACAAGCTTGGATATGACATTTTGTATCTGGAAGAGGGGGAAGTCCGGTTTTTCGGATCGTGCAGTGATTTTTTCGATCCGACCCAGCTTGAGGGCTGTTTCGGAAGCGCAGTTCAAAATATCGGCGGAAACTTTGTGGTGAATTATGATGAAGTACGTTAG
- a CDS encoding ABC transporter substrate-binding protein, translating to MLLKLWALLIVGMNLYGTERIIALSPAINETLYALGAGDQIIANTEYCNYPVEAKNKPKVGGYFSPSLEKILSLNPTMVILQENNAPLAAKIQKMGIKTLIIKIDTYPSIRRSIFTIGAVVHKEKRAEAIVSELDQKLRALRGIIRNQKILMVFGHNTDLSKSIYVSGQNLYFDDLIRSSGNTNALQSRRKGQPVLNLENIIALNPDVIILLAPNTKERGLTKEALIAPWRSLPINAAKREKIYVEDQPYSSNPSQRLGLFLDDMRGYLIDAARR from the coding sequence ATGCTATTGAAACTCTGGGCTCTATTGATCGTGGGTATGAACCTTTACGGTACTGAGCGGATCATCGCACTCAGCCCCGCCATCAACGAAACTCTGTATGCCCTGGGTGCGGGAGATCAGATCATTGCCAATACGGAGTATTGCAATTATCCCGTTGAGGCCAAAAATAAACCCAAGGTGGGGGGATATTTCTCACCATCTCTGGAAAAGATTCTCTCCCTCAACCCCACGATGGTGATCCTGCAGGAAAACAATGCTCCTCTGGCGGCAAAAATTCAAAAGATGGGGATCAAAACACTCATCATTAAAATCGATACCTACCCCTCGATTCGCCGATCGATCTTTACCATCGGCGCCGTCGTTCACAAAGAAAAGAGGGCTGAAGCCATCGTGAGCGAACTCGATCAAAAACTCCGTGCCCTGCGGGGGATTATACGCAATCAAAAGATTTTGATGGTGTTCGGACACAATACCGATCTCTCCAAAAGCATCTATGTCTCGGGGCAGAACCTCTATTTTGACGATCTCATCCGTTCCAGCGGTAATACTAATGCGCTTCAAAGCCGTCGAAAGGGGCAGCCGGTTCTTAATCTCGAAAACATTATCGCGCTCAACCCTGATGTCATCATACTGCTAGCCCCGAATACCAAAGAGAGAGGGTTAACGAAAGAGGCTTTGATAGCACCGTGGCGTTCTCTTCCGATTAATGCGGCCAAACGGGAAAAAATTTATGTCGAAGATCAGCCCTATTCGAGTAACCCGAGCCAGCGTCTCGGCCTTTTTTTAGATGATATGAGGGGGTATTTGATTGATGCTGCACGTCGCTGA
- a CDS encoding DUF4430 domain-containing protein, protein MKLIVLSVFLALHCWGENLTVTLHYGDAKPDKVIETAYSRGMSALDVLKRISRVETSKTGQYRFVRSIDGVRSQIGKFGWFYLIDGESVNTTAENFILNDAKTMTWIYKVEACY, encoded by the coding sequence ATGAAACTCATTGTACTATCTGTTTTTTTAGCACTGCATTGTTGGGGGGAGAATCTTACGGTTACCCTCCATTACGGCGATGCAAAACCCGATAAAGTCATCGAAACGGCCTATTCGCGGGGAATGAGCGCATTGGACGTTCTTAAACGGATCAGTCGTGTAGAGACGAGCAAAACGGGACAGTACCGTTTCGTCCGTTCCATCGACGGTGTTCGATCGCAGATCGGCAAATTCGGATGGTTTTATCTCATTGACGGAGAATCGGTTAATACAACGGCGGAGAATTTCATTTTGAACGATGCTAAAACCATGACATGGATTTACAAGGTAGAAGCATGCTATTGA
- a CDS encoding TonB-dependent receptor plug domain-containing protein has translation MYKQTISFVAAATLAASSLGADELSFHPIVVTATKTEQSLNTITSNVEIITAEEIEEQHYTSLAEALNSLSGISITSNGGVGTTQEVFVRGMDTNKVLVLINGIRYQDPSSTSGANFAHLLISDIEQIELIKGAQSGVWGADASAGVINIITKSAEAGTHTGANVEYGSFATTKWGGFLSHKTDKYDFKISFDRLMSSSFTAQAPKGDNIDRYEKDPYANTTLNLNAHYNPTSEDTFGISYTDINALGSYDSYHSPNSVEHSDVRTRLYGVTYDKAYHNHTLSTKANLSKFRRDELDTGYGVKVFNGQTREAELRDHFRYGENDFIVAGLSKKWDQIDFIQADSTTGAKSVSSKAVFVTNSNTFGDLILTESLRRDDYSSFHAKTTGKMGAKYTLSEDMYVGGNYGTSYTAPNLIQMFNPWGASNDTLSPENTKSYDLTLGYKSITLTYFENRVKDLIEWYDPTPLNWFNNDPYYKNLNGISTFKGYEVTFRHTLLDAFVLNADYTHLARFVDKDGKDLKRRPKREAKVSVNYYGIEDLSMGINAHYVGTRYDQADQQGEQTGRYTLFNFVLNYNLTDSIQLYGKIDNLTDKYYQSVDGYASSPRGYYAGMKVIF, from the coding sequence ATGTACAAACAAACCATTTCCTTCGTTGCCGCGGCAACACTGGCTGCCTCTTCTTTAGGGGCTGACGAACTCTCATTCCATCCGATTGTCGTAACGGCGACCAAAACGGAACAATCTCTTAACACGATCACCTCCAATGTTGAAATTATCACTGCCGAAGAGATTGAAGAACAACATTACACCTCTCTAGCTGAAGCGCTAAACTCACTTTCCGGAATAAGCATCACCTCGAACGGTGGAGTCGGAACAACACAGGAAGTTTTTGTGCGCGGTATGGATACCAATAAAGTATTGGTTTTGATTAACGGTATCCGCTATCAGGATCCCTCGAGTACAAGCGGAGCCAATTTCGCCCACCTTCTTATAAGCGACATCGAGCAGATCGAACTTATAAAAGGGGCTCAAAGCGGAGTATGGGGAGCGGATGCGAGCGCCGGAGTGATTAACATTATCACCAAAAGTGCGGAAGCGGGAACCCATACCGGTGCGAATGTGGAATACGGAAGTTTTGCCACCACAAAGTGGGGGGGATTTCTTTCTCATAAAACGGATAAATATGATTTTAAAATTTCGTTTGACCGTCTAATGAGCAGCAGTTTTACCGCCCAGGCACCCAAAGGGGACAATATTGACCGATACGAAAAAGATCCCTATGCCAATACAACCCTCAACCTTAATGCCCATTACAATCCGACGTCCGAGGATACATTCGGTATCAGCTATACCGACATTAACGCATTGGGCAGTTATGACAGCTATCACTCTCCAAACAGTGTAGAACACAGTGATGTGAGAACCCGACTTTACGGGGTAACCTATGACAAAGCCTATCATAATCATACCCTTTCGACCAAAGCGAATCTTTCAAAATTTAGACGTGATGAGCTGGATACCGGCTACGGCGTAAAAGTATTTAACGGGCAAACCCGTGAGGCTGAGCTGCGCGACCACTTTCGCTACGGCGAGAATGATTTTATCGTCGCCGGTCTCTCCAAAAAATGGGATCAAATCGATTTCATCCAAGCCGATTCAACTACGGGAGCAAAATCGGTTTCATCGAAAGCGGTGTTCGTGACCAACTCCAATACCTTCGGCGATTTGATTCTAACGGAGAGTTTACGACGGGACGACTACAGCAGCTTCCATGCTAAAACAACCGGTAAAATGGGGGCAAAATATACCCTTTCGGAGGATATGTATGTCGGCGGAAATTACGGAACGTCCTATACGGCGCCTAATCTCATCCAGATGTTTAATCCGTGGGGTGCGTCTAATGATACTCTCAGCCCCGAAAACACGAAAAGCTACGATCTCACGCTCGGGTATAAAAGTATCACGCTCACCTATTTCGAAAATCGGGTAAAAGATTTGATCGAGTGGTATGATCCGACCCCTCTGAACTGGTTCAATAATGACCCCTATTACAAAAATCTAAACGGAATCAGTACCTTTAAAGGGTACGAAGTCACTTTTCGGCACACTCTTTTGGATGCGTTCGTACTGAATGCCGACTATACCCATCTTGCACGCTTTGTCGATAAAGACGGGAAAGATTTAAAACGCCGCCCCAAACGCGAAGCTAAAGTCTCTGTCAACTATTATGGGATCGAAGATTTGAGTATGGGAATAAACGCCCACTATGTAGGGACACGCTACGATCAGGCGGATCAGCAAGGGGAACAAACCGGACGTTATACCCTTTTTAATTTTGTACTTAACTACAATCTGACCGATTCTATCCAACTCTACGGTAAAATTGATAATCTTACCGACAAATACTATCAAAGTGTAGACGGATACGCATCGTCGCCGCGAGGATACTATGCAGGGATGAAGGTCATTTTTTGA